A window of Rhodospirillaceae bacterium genomic DNA:
ATGGCCGCGTTCGATCAGCACCGTGATCATGGCAATGATTTCATCAACGTGCGCGGTGGCATGGGGTTCATGCGTTGGATTTAGAACGCCCAGCGCCCCCATATCCGCCCGATAGATATCTGCGTACTGCTTCGTAATGTCGCTGATGAGCCGTCCGGTTTCTTTCGACGCCGCATTAATTTTATCATCGATGTCGGTAATGTTGCGGGCATAGACCACATGGTCGTCGCCATAGACATGGCGGAGCAGCCTAAACACCACATCAAACACTACGGCGGGCCGGGCATTGCCAATATGGGCGTAGCTGTAGACCGTTGGGCCACAGACATACATCGTCACCCGCTTCTCGTCGTGCGGCTGAAAGGCTGCCTTGGCCCGGGTCAGGGTGTTATGAAGATTGAGTGTTGTCATGGCCGGGGTTTAGCGGAATTTCAGCGGAGTCTCTAGTCCCTACGCCCGTGCTGCTACCGATTTGCACGCTCTACCTTGAGAATTTAGTCATATAAGACTAAATGAGACCTTCTTCAGATGTATTTGGCCCCCAAGGGCGTCCTAGACCGCCCAGGCGGATCACAATGCGGAAAATAACTATGACCCAGACGAATTCCCCGTTTGCCGCCCGTAAGACTGTCGAGCAGGTCGAAGAAGGCGCAGAACTGGCTCCTAAATTCGATGCCAATGGCCTCATTGCCGTGGTCACCACCGATGCCGAGACGGGCGAGCTGTTAATGCACGGCTATATGAACCAAGAAGCCCTGACCAAAACCATCGAAACTGGCGAGGCTCATTACTGGAGCCGCAGTCGACAGGCGTTGTGGCACAAGGGCGCCACCTCTGGGCTCACCCAAGAGATCGCAGAAATGCGCATTGATGACGATCAGGATGCGGTGTGGCTGCGCGTGAAAGTCGCAGGCTCCGGGGCCAGCTGCCACGTGGGCTACCGGTCGTGTTTTTACCGGGCCATCCCTACAGGAATTCCGGTTGAAGACGCCGCAAAACTGCTTGAGTTTAAGGAAGATGACAAAACCTTCGATCCGAAGGATGTTTATGGCGACGCGCCGAATCCGACCAAACTTTAAGACCTTCTAAAACTCACCATCCAATGCCGTAGAAGGCCAGCATGCGCCGCGCGTTGTCTTCAATGCGTGACTCGTAACCGCGTAGGTGGGCGAATTCCGGCACGCGAATGACTTTGTGCAGCTCAAACGGATTAGCGCCCGAGGCCATAGCCTCGCGTGTGGCTTTCATCAGAGCTTCCAGGTACTGCCGCCGCTCGGTTACGGCGCTGGGGTGCGACAGCATCGCACCGTGCCCGCCGATGATAGCTTTGTAGTCGATGGCCTCTATTTCTTTCAGCGTGCGCACGTAATGATGCGGCGCATAGTCGGGCATGAACCCCAAGGGCGCGCCACCCGGGGTCACCAGATCGACGATGTACAGGTAATCCCCTGGATCAGGACGCATCACCACCATGCAATCGCCATGGTTAGGACCGAAGTAGAGCAGCTCCAGTTTGCGACCGCCCAATTCAAGTGTGTAGTCGTCCGAGAACGTAATGTCCGGCATGACAATGTCTGGGTTTGGCAGATCATAAAAATGCCGCGCGCAGTTTTCATGGGCGACAATTTGTGCGCCTTCGTCCTTAAAAATTTGCGCGCCGGGTACATGGTCCCAATGCTCGTGGCTATACACCACATACTTCACCGGCTGGTCGGTGATCTTGGCCACTTCCTCCCGGAAAATTTTTGCGATGGCCGGGCTGATGGGGTCGGTCACGATGACGCCATCGTCGGTTATCATGAACAGGCTGCGAGTGCCCGTATAACGAAACACGTACACGCCATCGGCAATCTTAGTGGTGTCATAGCCGGCGACGGCAAACTCATTCCAGGCTGGGTTCGGCGCAGGCTTGAGCAGCTCCTCAATGCTTGGGCCTTGTTCTGCAGCCATAGCTGGCGCGGCTAGAAGAAGAGTCGCGATGCTGAGTGTGCTCAGTGTTTGTTTCATGAATACAATTCCCTGCTGAGCAATCTCGTGCTTACCAACCCGGCGCTTACCAACCCATCGTATAGAAATGATAGATGCGTTCGGCGCCGCGCCGGATATGCGTGTCATAGCCGCGCATCTCTTGGAATTCCTGCGCCAACTCTATCGTATCGTAGAGCTCTTCCAGCCGTTTGCCCTCGGCTATGCCCTCGCGCACGGCGGCCATCAAGGCTTCCATATAGCGGCGGCGTTGTACCAGCGCGTCTTTCGGCGCGACGGGAATGCCGTGGCCACCGATGAACTGTGTCCAGCCGTCCAGGGCTTCCAGTTCATGCAGGGTGCGCACCCATTCGCCCGGATCATAATCCGGCATGAACCCGAGGCCGACGGAATAGGGCGTCACCAGATCGTTGATGTACAGAATATCGGTGCCGTCCACCTGCATCACCAGCATACAGTCGCCGTGGTTGGGGCCGAAGTACATCAGCTTCAAAGTTTTACCGCCGAGGATGATTTCACTGTCGCCTGGAATTACGCGGTCGGGCATCACCAGATCGTCGTTGGGATGGCGCACCCAGTGCGGAATACATTTTTCGTGGCTGATGAACTCTGCGCCTTCGTCCTTAAAAATCTGCCCGCCCAGCGCGTGATCCCAATGCTGATGGCTGTACACCACGTACTTCACGGGCAGGTCTGTCACCTCGGCGATGGCCGCACGCATGTCGGCGGCATTCTTGGAATTCACGGGGTCGGTGGCAATCACACCCTCATCGGTCACCACAAACAAACTCCGCGCTGAAAACGCGCCGTAGGAATACACCCCCGGTGCGACTTCCGTTGTGGTCTTGGTAAAAATGTCCAGCGACTGCGCATGGGCTTGGAAGGCTTGGTTTTGTAAGGCCAGCGCAAAAATCGCCGCGCCGATAATGTGTTTCATCATGGTTACCACCCAATCGTGTAATAAATAAGCATACGTTGTGCGTTGGCCGCCAGGTATTGATCATAGCCCTGCCAGTCTTTGTACTGGGGCAAAGAGACCGCCCCGGGAATGTCCTCGAAGGGCGTGCCCTTATCAATTTCCGCCTTCACCGCATCCAGCAACGCTTGTTGATACTCACGCCGCGTGGTCACGGCATCGCGCGGCGCGATGGGTTCGCCATGGCCAGGGATCATGCGCTCGAACGGCACTTCATCTTCCAGCTTCTGCATCGAGGCGACAAACTGCTTGGGGTAGGAATCGTTCATGCGTCCACCGGCGCCCGACACCGCATAGGGCTGCACCGTATCCACGATATGTACAATCTTGTGCGCCGGAAAATACAAGTGCGTGCTGCAATCCGAATGGTTGGGGCCGTGATATAGCAATTCGGCGACCGCGCCGCCGACGTCCAGCACCTGCTTTTGCTCGTAAGACCGGTCCGGCACCACCAGGTCCGGATGCGGGTTGCGATAAAAATGCGGCAGGCAGGCTTCATGGCTCCAAATCTCGGCGCCCTCGTCTTTAAAAACCTGGCCGCCCAAGGCGTGATCCCAATGATTGTGGGAATACACAACATAGAGAATGGGTTTGTCTGTGATCTTGCGAATCTCACTAAGGATTTGTTTGGCCGCGGGCGTGCTCACCGGATCGCCGACCAGCACACCGTCATCCCCCACCAGGGCAACGGTGCGATAGCCTCCGGTGCTGATGGTGTACAGGCCATCTCCCAGGTCCGTGGTGACAGCGCTAAACGTGCCGAATGGTGTGGGCGGACCGGGTGGCGAATCGGAACCTTGAGGCGTCGTGCAGCCTGATAAAAAGCCCGCGAACAGGATCACGGTGGATATGGATTTTAGAACCGTCATCATTCTCACCCCTACCAGCCCAAAATATAATAGGTGCGGAAGCGTTCCGCATTCAGGGGCATCAGCCGGTCATAGTTGCGCAAGTGCTGAAACTTGGGCAGGGAAATCGCCTGATAAAACTCTGATGTCGGCGTGCCTTTGTCCATTTCCGCTTTCACAGCAGCCATCAATGCTTCCAGATATTCCCGCCGTTCCGTAATCGCCCAGGGCGGCGCCTTTGGTGGGCCGTGCCCCCCAATCATATAATCAAAGTCCATGGCTTCAATTTGTTTCAGCGAGCGGATCCAATCCGTCGGGTAAAAGTCATTGATCAAGCCTGAGCCTCCACTCACCCCATAGGGCGTGACCAGATCGACCAGGAAGATCGCGTTGATCGACGGCACGCGCATCACCACCAGGCATTCGCCGTGGTTCCGCCCGAAGTGATGCAGCTCTAGGGTTTGATCTCCCAGCGTTATGTCATGCCGGGGACCTTCAAAGGTGATGTCTGGCAGCACAACCTCTGGATTGGGGTCACGA
This region includes:
- a CDS encoding MBL fold metallo-hydrolase, whose translation is MMKHIIGAAIFALALQNQAFQAHAQSLDIFTKTTTEVAPGVYSYGAFSARSLFVVTDEGVIATDPVNSKNAADMRAAIAEVTDLPVKYVVYSHQHWDHALGGQIFKDEGAEFISHEKCIPHWVRHPNDDLVMPDRVIPGDSEIILGGKTLKLMYFGPNHGDCMLVMQVDGTDILYINDLVTPYSVGLGFMPDYDPGEWVRTLHELEALDGWTQFIGGHGIPVAPKDALVQRRRYMEALMAAVREGIAEGKRLEELYDTIELAQEFQEMRGYDTHIRRGAERIYHFYTMGW
- a CDS encoding MBL fold metallo-hydrolase, which encodes MMTVLKSISTVILFAGFLSGCTTPQGSDSPPGPPTPFGTFSAVTTDLGDGLYTISTGGYRTVALVGDDGVLVGDPVSTPAAKQILSEIRKITDKPILYVVYSHNHWDHALGGQVFKDEGAEIWSHEACLPHFYRNPHPDLVVPDRSYEQKQVLDVGGAVAELLYHGPNHSDCSTHLYFPAHKIVHIVDTVQPYAVSGAGGRMNDSYPKQFVASMQKLEDEVPFERMIPGHGEPIAPRDAVTTRREYQQALLDAVKAEIDKGTPFEDIPGAVSLPQYKDWQGYDQYLAANAQRMLIYYTIGW
- the hisI gene encoding phosphoribosyl-AMP cyclohydrolase — translated: MTQTNSPFAARKTVEQVEEGAELAPKFDANGLIAVVTTDAETGELLMHGYMNQEALTKTIETGEAHYWSRSRQALWHKGATSGLTQEIAEMRIDDDQDAVWLRVKVAGSGASCHVGYRSCFYRAIPTGIPVEDAAKLLEFKEDDKTFDPKDVYGDAPNPTKL
- a CDS encoding MBL fold metallo-hydrolase; translation: MVHFRSWLTTLAIAGVGLCAVAVSAQERGQATITERGQATMVSERGQATTRVPLNFGSATTVDLGNGVYTFTKQGARNIFIVTDEGVIATDPVNPDVADTYMTEIRKVTDQPIKYLVYSHNHWDHVRGGQIFKDAGAQVVSHQACVKYFHRDPNPEVVLPDITFEGPRHDITLGDQTLELHHFGRNHGECLVVMRVPSINAIFLVDLVTPYGVSGGSGLINDFYPTDWIRSLKQIEAMDFDYMIGGHGPPKAPPWAITERREYLEALMAAVKAEMDKGTPTSEFYQAISLPKFQHLRNYDRLMPLNAERFRTYYILGW
- a CDS encoding MBL fold metallo-hydrolase; amino-acid sequence: MTRISGAAPNASIISIRWVGKRRVGKHEIAQQGIVFMKQTLSTLSIATLLLAAPAMAAEQGPSIEELLKPAPNPAWNEFAVAGYDTTKIADGVYVFRYTGTRSLFMITDDGVIVTDPISPAIAKIFREEVAKITDQPVKYVVYSHEHWDHVPGAQIFKDEGAQIVAHENCARHFYDLPNPDIVMPDITFSDDYTLELGGRKLELLYFGPNHGDCMVVMRPDPGDYLYIVDLVTPGGAPLGFMPDYAPHHYVRTLKEIEAIDYKAIIGGHGAMLSHPSAVTERRQYLEALMKATREAMASGANPFELHKVIRVPEFAHLRGYESRIEDNARRMLAFYGIGW